The Natronincola ferrireducens genome segment TCCCATTAAAGAAACTTCTATATCCTTTGGTGCAGCAGCTATGATCCTTTCCTTCAGCTTATCTATCCCCTCATTGGTTTTAGCACTTACCAGTACAGTAGGAGTAGAATTTGTTTTCTCCACCACTTCTTTTGGATTTTTTATAATATCCCACTTATTATAGACAATTATAGTTGGAATGTCCTTCTCTTTTATAGTAGTTAGAAGTTCTTCCTCAAAAGTGCCTATTCCAGTTTCTAGGTTTGTAACAATTAAAGCTAAATCAGTTTTATTTAAAACTTCCTTTGTTTTTTGCGTTCTTAATTCTCCTATAACACCTTCATCATCAATACCAGCTGTATCAATAATCAAAACTGGGCCAATAGGCAGTATTTCCATAGTCTTATAGACAGGGTCCGTGGTGGTGCCTGGTATATCAGATACAAGGGCAGTATCTTGGTTTGTTAAGGCATTAATTAGACTTGATTTCCCTGCATTTCTTCTTCCAAATATAGCGATATGAAGGCGATTCCCTCTCGGGGTATTGTTCATCTATTGTACCTCCTCTGGAGAAATTTTTAGATATTTAGGCAGCTTTCTCCCAGATTCCTTCACTGCCCTAAAGGCAGATTGTAAATCAATCATATTCTTATTACTGTAAATTTGATAGTTGCTTCGATATTTTGCTGGTGTAGATATTAACATAATTGTATTTGCTCCTGCTTGTAACGCCTTTGTCTGACCATCAGGGTCTATGGAGGCCAGAGCAGTGGTGGCAGGTAGAAAAACATTTTTACAGACCAATCTTGTTATAGCCACAGCTCTTAAGGTCATTTCTACACTCCCCTGTGGGTATAGCTCAAAGGGAGTTCCTTTAGCTGGGATAAAGGGTCCTATCCCAATCATATGAATGGCCATATCTTTAAAAAATAAAATATCTTCAGCTATATCCTCTGGTCTTTGTCCTGGTAAACCAATCATATTGCCGGATCCATTTACATAACCCAACTGCCGAAGCCCCTTAGAACATTTAAGTCTTTCATCAAAATCGTCATCAGGGTGAATAAATTTAAAAATATCCTTATTTGTGGTTTCAATTTTCAATAAAAAATTGTTGGCTCCTGCTTCCCTCAAGGTTTCATAATCTGTAAATGACCGTTCTCCTATACTTAAGGTAATCATCATCTTCGTTTCCCTTTTAATCCGTCGAATTAATTTTACTAAAATTTCTGTGGTATAATAATCATCTTCTCCTGACTGTAGTATTACGGTTTTAATTCCCCAGCTATGGAGCTGATGAATCACCTCCATAATTTCCTCTTCCTCCATACGATAGCGTTTTGGAACAGTACAGCCTCTTCTAATACCACAGTAATTGCAGTTCTTCTTACAATGATTTGAAAATTCAATAGCTCCTCGAATTTCAACTACATCTCCAACAATTTCCTTCCGCATTTGATCTGCCGTTTGAAAAATCGCCTCTATTTCATTTTTGCTTTCGGTTTTAAGGAGATAAGTAATTTCCTCCTTAGTGATATCTAAGTCCTCCTCTATTTTACTCATGATATCCCTAAAGGTGTGGGTGATGATATTCTTTTTTAAGCTTTCCATTAATCCAGACAGTTTGCGGGATTCATAGGGATGAATTTCCTTAAAGCTAAGATTGTTTTCCTTAAGGGTATTTTCTACTAATTGTCGGTCTTCTTTTGCAATTGCAATAGATGTACTACAGATAGACCCATACTGAATAGGTGTTGGGACAAGGTCTGTATGAATTCCTTGGGACTTTATAACCCTATCTGCATTTAGCATTTCGCTGGTTGAGTAACATATTATGATATATTTTTCTTTCGATGCTTTCATATTATCGGCCTCCCTCTCCCACTTGGCTAAAAATAGAGATCTCTTTTTCCTTTTTGTATTTCTTTTAGCCTTTGTAATGTGATACTTTTAATTTTAGGATTTTGTATTTCCTCCAAAGCTTTACGAATCAAAGCTTCACCCTGTTTTTTTGTTTCATCTGAAGCACAATCTATTAAATTTTCCTTAAAAGTTAAAATAGCATTTGGTTGACAGAATTCGTGGATATGGGCATCCTTTGCCAGTTCCATAAAAGCCTCTCCAGTTCTATTGGCTCGATAACAGGCTGTACAAAAACTCGGTAGGTGCCCCTGTCGACAAATCACCTGCAACATTTCATCCAAAGAGCGTTCATCACTAGTCTGAAATTGAGTTGCTTCTCCATCATCCTGTTGATAACCACCTGGACTTGTTTTAGAACCCGCAGATATTTGGGACACCCCTAGATTCAGCAACTCATCCCTTAAGAAGGCCGCCTCTCTGGTGGACAAAATAATACCGGTATAGGGTACGGTTAATCGATAAACGGCTACTATTTTCTTCAAATCCTTATCAGAAACAGGGTAAGGGGCTGCCTCTAGAGCTGAATCATTCGCCGGTCTTAACCTAGGAATAGAGATGGTATGGGGTCCCACACTATAGTTTTCCTCCATGTATTGAGAGTGCATTAACGTAGCCAGTACATCAAATTTATAATCATATAATCCTAATAGTACCCCTATACCAAAGTCGTCTATCCCCGCCTCTAAAGCTCTTTGTAAAGCAGTTAATCTATAATCATAATCAGACTTAGAACCTGATGGATGCATTTTTTTGTAGGTATCACGGTGATAGGTTTCCTGGAATATCTGATAAGTTCCTATACCAGAAGCCTTCAATTTTTTAAAATCATTTACCTCCATAGGAGCTGCATTTACATTTATTCTTCTTATATCAGCCCTCTCATAGATGGCCTTTACCCCATTTATAATGTGATCTATATGGGTTTTACTATTATCCTCTCCACAAACCAGCAATACCCTTTTATGTCCTTGCTTTTCAATTATTTGAGCTTCATGAACAATTTCTTCAACATTTAAAGTTTTCCGATGGAGGTTTTTGTTGGCAACCCTAAAACCACAATATAAGCAATTATTTGTACACTCGTTACTTGTATAAAGAGGTGCAAATACAACAATTCTTTTCCCATAAATTTTAATTTTTACATCTCTAGCTGCGTGAAATAAAGCTTCAAGTAAATCTTCATCTTCAATCTGCAAAAGAATAGCAGCTTCTTCTAGGGTCAGTCCATAACAGTCCCTAGCTTTTTCTATAATTTCTAAAGTTTCTTCTTTGGATACCCCATTTCCACCTTCCAACAGTCGGTAAATTTCTTCTTCGTTAATGATTTTTTTCGTATCCATCCTATATCCTCCTTAATTAAGTAGTTTAAATGCTGAAGAAAAGGTTGATATTAAGCAATTATTTCTGAATTAATGCACTTTTCACTGAAACCCCTTGAAGTCTTCCTAATTTTCCTGTCATGGCTCCTATTTGGTCTGTTGTCCCGTCTACAATTGTAGAAATCACACTTAGCTTTTTTTCCTTATAGGGGACCCCCATCCTTCCAACAATAATATCTCCAAAACTACTGAGAAGTTTATTAACCATATCAACACTTTCTTTGTCTTCTATAAGAATTGCAACTACTCCTATTCTACTTTCCATACAAAGTTCTCCCTTCGCAATAGATAATTGTCTATTATTTAAAACGATTTTATGCAACAAAAAAAACTCTCCAAAGGTAGGAAAGTCCCCTTTTGCTCAGAAAAATCCTTGCAGTTAGCATCATGTTGATCTCCTCCTAATGAATACAATCCACCAGTTAGAGTTTTTAGTTTTAAATTTTCAGTTCCTAATATTTTTTTGTTATCATATGTTAATTGAATTTAGTAAATATCATTTCCTTATAATTAGGTGAGTGAAGGTAGGAAAACCACCTCCACTCCTTTATTTTATTTATTCATTCTCTTTAGCCAATATCGGCCATAACTACTTCAACAACCTCTTCATTGTCAACGGAATATCCTTCTCGTGCCCTATAATGGGTGTGCAGGAGTTTATGGGCTTTATGGCTATTTGGTTTTTCTAAATATTCATCATACAGTTTCTTAATCATTGGATTTTGATGGGATTTACGATATTCCCTCACTGTATCTTCTTCGTATAAAGCCTTTGCTCGCTCCACTCTTATATCACAATCCATTTTCACCCTAGCTGATACATGGGGCTGACCACCTCCGGTTACACAGCCACCACTACATCCCATGATTTCAATGAAATGATATTCCTTCTCTCCAACCTTAATCATATCTAACACCTGGGCTGCCATGGCAGTTCCATGGACAACAGCTATTTTAATTGTATTGCCCCCCAATGTTACCTCTGCCTCTTTGATTCCCTCGACACCTCGAACATTGGTATACTCGATATTTTGTAAATCTTCACCCTCTAATACATCTGCTACAGTTCTAAGAGCTGCCTCCATAACGCCTCCGGTAGCACCAAATATAGCTGCCGCTCCAGTATATTCCCCTAGGGCTGGATCAAATTCTGCATCCTCCAGCTTCATAAATTCAATTCTCGCCTGCTTAATCATTTTACCCAATTCTCTTGTTG includes the following:
- the hydE gene encoding [FeFe] hydrogenase H-cluster radical SAM maturase HydE, with translation MKASKEKYIIICYSTSEMLNADRVIKSQGIHTDLVPTPIQYGSICSTSIAIAKEDRQLVENTLKENNLSFKEIHPYESRKLSGLMESLKKNIITHTFRDIMSKIEEDLDITKEEITYLLKTESKNEIEAIFQTADQMRKEIVGDVVEIRGAIEFSNHCKKNCNYCGIRRGCTVPKRYRMEEEEIMEVIHQLHSWGIKTVILQSGEDDYYTTEILVKLIRRIKRETKMMITLSIGERSFTDYETLREAGANNFLLKIETTNKDIFKFIHPDDDFDERLKCSKGLRQLGYVNGSGNMIGLPGQRPEDIAEDILFFKDMAIHMIGIGPFIPAKGTPFELYPQGSVEMTLRAVAITRLVCKNVFLPATTALASIDPDGQTKALQAGANTIMLISTPAKYRSNYQIYSNKNMIDLQSAFRAVKESGRKLPKYLKISPEEVQ
- the hydG gene encoding [FeFe] hydrogenase H-cluster radical SAM maturase HydG encodes the protein MDTKKIINEEEIYRLLEGGNGVSKEETLEIIEKARDCYGLTLEEAAILLQIEDEDLLEALFHAARDVKIKIYGKRIVVFAPLYTSNECTNNCLYCGFRVANKNLHRKTLNVEEIVHEAQIIEKQGHKRVLLVCGEDNSKTHIDHIINGVKAIYERADIRRINVNAAPMEVNDFKKLKASGIGTYQIFQETYHRDTYKKMHPSGSKSDYDYRLTALQRALEAGIDDFGIGVLLGLYDYKFDVLATLMHSQYMEENYSVGPHTISIPRLRPANDSALEAAPYPVSDKDLKKIVAVYRLTVPYTGIILSTREAAFLRDELLNLGVSQISAGSKTSPGGYQQDDGEATQFQTSDERSLDEMLQVICRQGHLPSFCTACYRANRTGEAFMELAKDAHIHEFCQPNAILTFKENLIDCASDETKKQGEALIRKALEEIQNPKIKSITLQRLKEIQKGKRDLYF
- a CDS encoding TM1266 family iron-only hydrogenase system putative regulator; the protein is MESRIGVVAILIEDKESVDMVNKLLSSFGDIIVGRMGVPYKEKKLSVISTIVDGTTDQIGAMTGKLGRLQGVSVKSALIQK